The following proteins are co-located in the Streptomyces bottropensis ATCC 25435 genome:
- a CDS encoding tyrosine-type recombinase/integrase, protein MLGLTIDAVVQIGSAYWLRVPVGKMHTDRYVPLHPQLKALLDDWLLHRPEGLRSNLLFTDHGRPVNASRIEAAVRKAAERAGLGRVTPHQLRHTLATQAINRGMSLEAIAALLGHKSLSMTRVYARIADRTVADEYFAVSEKVEALYDAPRQLPADAEGTEMTKLRREMHRRMLGNGYCARPVEMDCHFESICESCTFFVTTIEFRPTLERQRDDAAAKGQVAREQIFDGLLSRLDGEAS, encoded by the coding sequence ATGCTCGGCCTCACCATCGATGCGGTCGTGCAGATCGGCTCCGCCTACTGGCTCCGTGTCCCGGTCGGCAAGATGCACACCGACCGCTATGTTCCCCTGCATCCGCAGCTGAAGGCGCTGCTGGACGACTGGTTGCTGCACCGCCCCGAGGGCCTGCGCTCGAACCTGCTGTTCACCGACCACGGCCGCCCGGTCAATGCCTCCCGCATTGAGGCCGCCGTCCGCAAGGCCGCCGAGCGGGCCGGACTGGGCAGGGTCACCCCGCACCAACTGCGCCATACTCTGGCCACCCAGGCGATCAACCGAGGCATGTCCCTGGAGGCCATCGCCGCACTCCTGGGACACAAGTCACTGTCCATGACACGCGTTTACGCGCGGATCGCTGACCGGACCGTTGCCGACGAGTACTTCGCCGTCTCGGAGAAGGTCGAGGCACTCTACGACGCCCCGCGCCAGCTGCCGGCCGACGCCGAGGGAACGGAGATGACCAAGCTCAGGCGGGAGATGCACCGCCGGATGCTCGGCAACGGCTACTGCGCTCGCCCCGTCGAGATGGACTGCCACTTCGAGTCGATCTGCGAGTCCTGCACCTTCTTCGTCACCACGATCGAGTTCCGGCCCACCCTCGAACGCCAGCGAGACGACGCGGCGGCCAAGGGACAGGTCGCACGCGAGCAGATCTTCGACGGACTCCTCAGCCGACTCGACGGAGAAGCCTCCTGA
- a CDS encoding tyrosine-type recombinase/integrase: MAWQPELVRRVDAAGNPAASLGHVLVDDYLEFVAARCRPNTLLATAYDLKVFFSVVPKEPADVVTADIFAFITAQKKPRQGPKVVRLEDGEAGLSARTIKRRLASVSGLFGYLMTRDDLAVDRNPVPTGLANRRRSGTRGAPLLRTPRTLPRVLGPTEVEAVLGALNTARDRAMILAMLLGGLRRCEVLGLRLGDLSPGERRVFISEGKGGHQRLIPVSAQFFSAVGDYLDRERPPVDHDQLFVVLRGPTRGRPLSADGLDEILDGVRRRTGLPKLTCHQLRHTCLTRLREAGMALEAVQAQAGHRSIESTRVYIHLANSWLVEQYLEASAAIDADRAES, translated from the coding sequence ATGGCCTGGCAGCCGGAGTTGGTACGACGTGTTGATGCCGCGGGCAACCCTGCTGCATCGCTCGGCCACGTCCTGGTCGACGACTACCTGGAGTTCGTGGCGGCCCGCTGCAGGCCGAACACCCTGCTGGCCACCGCCTACGACTTGAAGGTCTTCTTCTCGGTGGTGCCCAAGGAGCCGGCCGACGTCGTCACCGCAGACATCTTCGCGTTCATCACCGCGCAGAAGAAGCCGCGTCAAGGCCCGAAGGTCGTCCGGCTCGAAGACGGTGAAGCCGGACTCTCAGCCCGGACCATCAAGCGCCGGCTCGCCAGCGTCTCTGGGCTGTTCGGCTACCTGATGACCCGCGACGACCTCGCTGTCGACCGCAACCCGGTGCCGACGGGACTGGCCAACCGCCGCCGCAGTGGCACCCGCGGGGCACCTCTGCTGCGCACGCCTCGCACCCTCCCACGCGTCCTCGGGCCGACCGAGGTCGAGGCGGTCCTCGGCGCCCTGAACACCGCACGGGACCGGGCGATGATCCTGGCGATGCTGCTGGGCGGGCTGCGCCGCTGCGAGGTCCTCGGCCTGCGCCTGGGTGACCTCTCACCGGGCGAGCGTCGGGTCTTCATCAGCGAGGGCAAGGGCGGGCACCAGCGCCTGATACCCGTCTCCGCGCAGTTCTTCAGCGCGGTCGGCGACTACCTGGACCGTGAGCGTCCACCCGTGGACCACGACCAGCTGTTCGTGGTGTTGCGCGGGCCGACCCGCGGCCGGCCGCTCTCCGCCGACGGTCTCGACGAGATCCTCGACGGAGTCCGAAGACGAACCGGACTACCGAAGTTGACATGCCATCAGCTCCGGCACACCTGCCTGACGCGGCTGCGGGAGGCAGGCATGGCTCTGGAAGCGGTACAGGCCCAGGCCGGACACCGCTCCATCGAGTCGACCCGCGTCTACATCCACCTCGCGAACAGCTGGCTCGTCGAGCAGTACCTGGAGGCCAGTGCCGCGATCGACGCCGACCGAGCGGAGTCCTGA
- a CDS encoding ArsR/SmtB family transcription factor, with amino-acid sequence MNEPQDSHVRNLDARSLRGLAHPLRMQLLDALRFGGPATASQLAEKLGESSGATSYHLRQLAIHGFIEDAPERGKGRERWWKAVHKGLRFDDALLTDASPDVRGAADMYLHEIATTQTRDLSTWLGNRQAWPEEWNRTWDMSSATLRLTPELTRELVEKMHALVDTYRDRATDEDDANTAQVRIHTHAFPLTTE; translated from the coding sequence ATGAACGAGCCCCAGGACTCGCACGTCCGCAATCTCGATGCCCGATCCCTGCGTGGGCTCGCACACCCACTGCGCATGCAACTGCTGGACGCCCTGCGCTTCGGTGGCCCGGCCACCGCGTCTCAACTCGCCGAAAAGCTGGGCGAGTCAAGCGGTGCGACCAGCTACCACTTGAGGCAGCTCGCCATTCACGGGTTCATTGAGGACGCTCCCGAGCGCGGCAAGGGCCGGGAGCGGTGGTGGAAGGCGGTCCACAAGGGCCTGCGCTTCGACGACGCACTGCTCACGGATGCCAGTCCGGACGTGCGCGGGGCCGCCGACATGTACCTCCACGAGATCGCCACCACCCAGACCCGGGACCTGTCGACCTGGCTTGGCAACCGCCAGGCATGGCCGGAGGAATGGAACCGCACCTGGGACATGAGCAGCGCGACACTGCGGCTGACGCCCGAACTGACACGGGAACTCGTCGAGAAGATGCACGCGCTCGTCGACACCTACCGCGACCGGGCCACCGACGAGGACGACGCCAACACCGCCCAGGTACGCATCCACACACACGCGTTCCCCCTCACCACGGAATGA
- the istB gene encoding IS21-like element helper ATPase IstB, with the protein MTVKRNRGLTEQAADTAVDQACRMLRLPTIRNQYPDLAEAAVRDQMTYRGFLAELLLAECDDRARRRSERRIKAAGFPREKSIRQFDFDANPVIDPATIHTLAQCDWVKKGLPLCLIGDSGTGKSHLLIALGTEAAMHEYRVKYVLATKLVNELVEAADEKLLAKTIARYGRVDLLCIDELGYMELDRRGAELLFQVLTEREEKNSVAIASNESFGGWTKTFTDPRLCAAIVDRLTFGGNIIETGTDSYRLAATRARAEQQAAG; encoded by the coding sequence GTGACCGTCAAGCGCAACCGCGGACTGACCGAACAGGCCGCCGACACCGCAGTGGACCAGGCATGCCGGATGCTCCGGCTGCCCACCATCCGAAACCAGTACCCCGACCTGGCCGAGGCCGCGGTCCGGGACCAGATGACCTACCGCGGGTTCCTGGCCGAGCTGCTGCTGGCCGAATGCGACGACCGGGCCCGCCGGCGCTCGGAGCGGCGGATCAAGGCGGCCGGCTTCCCGCGCGAGAAGTCGATCCGGCAGTTCGACTTCGACGCCAACCCCGTCATCGACCCGGCAACGATCCACACCCTCGCCCAGTGCGACTGGGTCAAGAAAGGCTTGCCGCTCTGCTTGATCGGCGACAGCGGAACCGGCAAGTCCCACCTGCTCATCGCGCTGGGCACCGAGGCCGCGATGCACGAGTACCGGGTTAAATACGTCCTGGCCACCAAGCTCGTCAACGAACTCGTGGAGGCCGCCGACGAGAAGCTACTGGCCAAGACCATCGCCCGCTACGGACGCGTCGACCTTCTCTGCATCGACGAGCTGGGCTACATGGAGCTCGACCGGCGAGGCGCCGAACTGCTGTTCCAGGTTCTGACGGAACGGGAGGAAAAGAACAGCGTGGCCATCGCCTCCAACGAATCCTTCGGAGGATGGACCAAGACGTTCACCGACCCGAGGCTCTGCGCGGCCATCGTCGACCGGCTGACGTTCGGCGGCAACATCATCGAGACCGGCACCGACTCCTACCGGCTGGCAGCCACCCGAGCCCGCGCAGAACAGCAGGCCGCCGGCTGA
- a CDS encoding HNH endonuclease family protein, translated as MHDRRHQVLTIRDEDRTGYERTKFRHRIDADRDGCHTRSEVLIEEAVTAPEQGVNCALSGGIWYSPYDSITFDQARALDIDHLVPLAESWDSGASSWTAGERQAYANDLDDPRALIAVSASSNRSKADQDPTTWQPPAEGYRCTYATDWTAIKTRWALAVDPAEQATLTDVLDSCPEAVIEVTRAR; from the coding sequence TTGCATGACCGTCGACACCAAGTCCTCACCATCCGGGACGAGGACCGCACCGGGTACGAGCGGACGAAGTTCCGACACCGGATCGACGCCGACCGCGACGGCTGCCACACCCGCTCGGAGGTCTTGATCGAGGAGGCCGTCACCGCCCCCGAACAGGGCGTCAACTGCGCGCTGAGCGGCGGCATCTGGTACTCGCCGTACGACAGCATCACCTTCGACCAGGCCCGTGCTCTCGACATCGACCACCTGGTCCCCCTCGCCGAGTCCTGGGACTCCGGCGCCTCCAGCTGGACCGCCGGCGAACGCCAGGCCTACGCCAACGACCTCGACGACCCCCGCGCCCTCATCGCCGTCTCCGCCTCCAGCAACCGCTCCAAGGCGGACCAGGACCCGACCACCTGGCAGCCGCCGGCCGAGGGCTACCGGTGCACGTACGCCACCGACTGGACCGCGATCAAGACCCGCTGGGCTCTGGCCGTCGACCCGGCCGAACAGGCCACACTCACCGACGTTCTCGACAGCTGCCCAGAGGCGGTCATCGAGGTCACCCGCGCCCGCTAA
- a CDS encoding Mu transposase domain-containing protein, translated as MPRGKVRYDNLRAAVSQVQGHTRGRVESDRWTAFRSHFSINSFYCNPGIEGAHEKGGVEGQIGWFRRNHLVPVPKVASLAELNMMVERWDQEDDARRIMQRALTIGEMFAIERPLLVALPEEDFETGLVSSLRVNRYGQVSVRTNHYSVPVRLIGRMVRVVLHASELVVYDAHREVARHERLIAKGGSRLELDHYLEALVRKPGALPGATALDQARSAGKFTPVHDAWWQAACKAHGDAEGTRALIAVLLLHRHMVHEHVVAGIATALRAGALTADAVALEARKWGEADQGSEQPTDQDSAPRRRVDGGATVTSLTERRLAALPPDPRPLPSVAAYDQLLRFRRRPADGQT; from the coding sequence GTGCCGCGCGGGAAGGTCCGCTACGACAATCTCCGCGCCGCGGTCAGCCAGGTGCAGGGCCACACCCGGGGCCGGGTGGAAAGCGACCGGTGGACGGCGTTCCGCTCGCACTTCTCGATCAATAGTTTCTACTGCAATCCGGGCATCGAGGGCGCCCACGAGAAGGGCGGCGTCGAAGGGCAGATCGGCTGGTTCCGCAGGAACCACCTGGTCCCCGTCCCGAAGGTCGCCTCGCTGGCCGAGCTGAACATGATGGTCGAGCGCTGGGACCAGGAGGACGACGCCCGCCGGATCATGCAGCGGGCGCTGACCATCGGTGAGATGTTCGCCATCGAGCGCCCGCTGCTGGTCGCGCTGCCCGAGGAGGACTTCGAGACCGGACTGGTCTCCTCGCTGCGGGTGAACCGCTACGGCCAGGTTAGTGTCCGCACCAACCACTACTCGGTGCCGGTGCGGCTGATCGGCCGGATGGTGCGGGTCGTGCTGCACGCCTCGGAGCTCGTGGTCTACGACGCGCACAGGGAAGTCGCCCGCCACGAGCGGCTGATCGCCAAGGGCGGCTCCCGCCTGGAATTGGACCACTACCTGGAGGCCCTGGTCCGCAAACCAGGCGCCCTGCCTGGCGCGACCGCACTGGACCAGGCCAGATCGGCGGGCAAGTTCACCCCGGTCCACGACGCCTGGTGGCAGGCGGCCTGCAAGGCCCACGGCGACGCCGAGGGCACCCGCGCCTTGATCGCGGTCCTGCTGCTGCACCGGCACATGGTCCACGAACACGTGGTGGCCGGGATCGCGACCGCGCTGCGGGCCGGCGCGCTGACCGCCGACGCGGTCGCCCTGGAGGCCCGCAAGTGGGGCGAGGCCGACCAGGGCAGCGAACAGCCCACCGACCAGGACAGCGCGCCGCGGCGCAGGGTGGACGGCGGGGCGACGGTGACCTCGCTGACCGAGCGGCGCCTGGCCGCACTGCCGCCCGATCCCAGGCCGCTGCCGTCGGTGGCCGCCTACGACCAGCTGCTGCGATTCCGCCGGCGTCCCGCCGACGGCCAGACATGA
- a CDS encoding GNAT family N-acetyltransferase: MTKIVPGRLRAAEASDCAQLLHLWALLFDDGGTPREKPWSGHAREWFTRHVEDSRQARFPVIEVNGQLVATAIGTLELGVPNPQCIRGRTVRLANVITLPEHRGHGHGTMLVLDIVAWARSIAADRVDLSATPTGQRIYEKLGFTVTSAPRMKLVL, encoded by the coding sequence GTGACCAAGATCGTTCCAGGCCGCTTGCGGGCCGCAGAGGCAAGCGACTGCGCCCAACTTCTGCATCTTTGGGCACTTTTGTTTGACGATGGTGGCACGCCGCGGGAGAAGCCCTGGTCGGGCCACGCACGTGAGTGGTTCACGCGCCATGTCGAGGATTCTCGCCAGGCCCGGTTCCCTGTGATCGAGGTAAACGGACAGCTTGTAGCTACGGCCATCGGCACCCTGGAGCTCGGCGTGCCCAACCCTCAGTGCATTCGGGGGCGCACCGTGCGCCTCGCGAACGTCATCACTCTGCCCGAGCATCGCGGCCACGGTCACGGAACGATGCTCGTACTGGACATCGTGGCGTGGGCCCGTTCGATTGCCGCCGACCGTGTCGATCTGAGCGCCACTCCCACGGGTCAGCGCATCTACGAAAAGCTCGGATTCACGGTGACCTCAGCCCCACGCATGAAACTCGTTCTCTAA
- a CDS encoding DUF2750 domain-containing protein — MSTSGAQAAAFFREIVQTRTIWWVRDDDGSPTPVSSSGRPAFPYWSSEARAQRAARLWGPQFRAVSMPLDHWRSAALPDLAKDDFRVGINWSGQYLTGWDFTVDEVVNRLIHALGEPPYGR; from the coding sequence GTGAGCACGAGTGGGGCGCAGGCAGCGGCCTTCTTCCGCGAGATCGTTCAAACTCGTACCATTTGGTGGGTTCGGGATGATGACGGCAGTCCGACGCCGGTCTCAAGTTCTGGGCGGCCCGCATTCCCCTACTGGTCATCGGAGGCCCGTGCGCAGCGCGCTGCTCGGCTATGGGGTCCTCAATTTCGTGCTGTTTCAATGCCGCTGGATCATTGGCGAAGCGCGGCTTTGCCGGACCTGGCTAAGGATGATTTTCGGGTAGGGATTAATTGGAGCGGACAGTACCTGACTGGGTGGGACTTCACTGTCGATGAAGTGGTAAATCGTCTCATTCACGCGCTTGGTGAACCACCATACGGCCGGTAG